A single region of the Aeromicrobium chenweiae genome encodes:
- the phnE gene encoding phosphonate ABC transporter, permease protein PhnE has product MTILTQPRMAVPPRPRGRLGLVAGSAVAAGLVALHVWAWLATDFSLAALASGWDGMVSFLGDALPPDLAWNAVVRPGIDACLVTFAIGLMGTTLSIPTSLALAVLGARTTSRNPVIYQAARSVMSFLRAVPDIVFALVFVTAVGLGPFAGVLALICHNTGVMSKLWSESMEEIDSGPIDALRVAGASSAQIASHVVLPSVVPQFVGLLLYRLDVNVRSSLVLGLVGAGGVGFLINQSISLFRFDEMMTYILMVLVMVVAVDLLSGAVRKRLNA; this is encoded by the coding sequence ATGACGATCCTGACGCAGCCACGGATGGCCGTCCCGCCCCGCCCCCGCGGCCGGCTCGGCCTCGTCGCGGGCAGCGCCGTAGCGGCCGGGCTGGTGGCCCTGCACGTGTGGGCCTGGCTGGCCACCGACTTCTCGCTGGCTGCGCTGGCGTCGGGCTGGGACGGCATGGTCAGCTTCCTCGGCGACGCGCTGCCGCCGGACCTGGCGTGGAACGCGGTCGTCCGTCCCGGCATCGACGCATGCCTCGTGACGTTCGCGATCGGGCTGATGGGCACGACCCTGTCAATCCCGACGTCTCTCGCGCTCGCAGTGCTGGGTGCCCGGACGACGTCCCGCAACCCGGTGATCTACCAGGCGGCCAGGTCCGTGATGTCGTTCCTTCGAGCCGTTCCCGACATTGTGTTCGCCCTGGTCTTCGTGACCGCGGTCGGCCTCGGTCCGTTTGCGGGCGTCCTGGCTCTCATCTGCCACAACACCGGCGTCATGTCCAAGCTCTGGTCCGAGTCGATGGAGGAGATCGACTCCGGGCCGATCGACGCCCTCCGGGTCGCCGGGGCATCGAGCGCCCAGATCGCGTCCCACGTCGTGCTGCCCAGCGTCGTCCCCCAGTTCGTCGGGCTCCTGCTGTACCGCCTCGACGTCAACGTGCGGTCCTCGCTGGTCCTCGGACTGGTCGGCGCCGGTGGTGTCGGCTTCCTCATCAACCAGTCGATCTCGCTGTTCCGGTTCGACGAGATGATGACGTACATCCTCATGGTGCTGGTCATGGTCGTCGCGGTCGACCTGCTCAGCGGCGCCGTCCGCAAGCGGCTGAACGCATGA
- a CDS encoding zinc-binding dehydrogenase, translated as MSTATAAVWSGEGFRTLQLPLPQLDAGELLIEVELATICGSDLHTVTGRRSTPVPTVLGHEAVGRVVAAGPDAPARVGDRVVWTIGTACGECRRCRRGLTQKCTDVRKYGHERIEDRWALSGSFATHVHLLPGTGVVVVPEDAPAALLAPAGCATATVTGAARRVGLSAEDEVVVVMGCGMLGLTAVAYAVDMGITTVIACDVDASRRRLAAELGASRTCHPDDLSEVVGPDGADVVLELSGQPSAVEGAIGVAGVGGRVALVGSVSPGPAVAIDPESVVRSLTTIIGSHNYTSVDLQEAVSFLVRTKHRDLLAALVSPPMGIDRIDDAIAVARRGGAPRTSLVPRDAGVALDDPLVP; from the coding sequence ATGAGCACGGCCACCGCAGCAGTCTGGTCCGGCGAGGGCTTCCGCACCCTGCAGCTCCCCCTGCCACAGCTGGACGCAGGCGAGCTGCTGATCGAGGTCGAGCTCGCGACGATCTGCGGCAGCGACCTGCACACCGTGACCGGCCGGCGCAGCACCCCCGTGCCCACCGTCCTCGGGCACGAGGCCGTGGGTCGTGTGGTCGCGGCGGGGCCCGACGCCCCCGCACGGGTGGGCGACCGGGTCGTGTGGACGATCGGCACGGCGTGCGGTGAGTGCCGCCGGTGCCGGCGCGGCCTGACGCAGAAGTGCACCGACGTGCGCAAGTACGGGCACGAGCGGATCGAGGACCGCTGGGCCCTCAGCGGCTCCTTCGCGACCCACGTCCATCTGCTGCCGGGAACAGGCGTCGTCGTCGTTCCCGAGGATGCGCCCGCAGCGCTCCTCGCCCCGGCCGGGTGCGCGACCGCCACGGTGACGGGCGCCGCTCGTCGGGTCGGCCTCAGCGCCGAGGACGAGGTCGTCGTGGTCATGGGGTGCGGCATGCTCGGGCTGACGGCCGTGGCCTACGCCGTGGACATGGGGATCACCACGGTGATCGCCTGCGACGTCGACGCCTCACGACGCCGGCTCGCCGCGGAGCTCGGCGCATCCCGGACCTGCCACCCGGACGACCTCAGTGAGGTCGTCGGTCCCGATGGTGCCGACGTCGTGCTCGAGCTGTCCGGGCAGCCGAGCGCGGTCGAGGGCGCGATCGGCGTCGCTGGGGTCGGTGGTCGCGTCGCCCTCGTCGGCTCGGTGTCCCCGGGTCCGGCAGTCGCCATCGACCCGGAGTCGGTCGTCCGGTCGCTCACCACGATCATCGGCAGCCACAACTACACGTCTGTCGACCTGCAGGAGGCGGTGTCGTTCCTGGTGCGGACGAAGCATCGCGACCTGCTCGCCGCCCTGGTGTCGCCACCGATGGGGATCGACCGCATCGACGACGCGATCGCCGTGGCCCGACGCGGTGGCGCACCCCGTACGTCGCTCGTCCCGCGTGATGCTGGGGTGGCGCTCGACGACCCGCTCG